The genomic region GGTAAGAAGGTCAGAAGGAAGTCCAGTTCCTAATTTATTATCAAAAAAACCTTTCTCCTGCGGATAGAATGAAAGACAAACCACCGCAACACGTCCGCGACGTAAACTTGTCCCATCACTTTGCACGAAATTGGTAAGGGTGGCAATGTAGTTCTTGATCTTATCAAAAAGACTGGGAGAATCATGGAACCAGATAGAATGTGCATGTCTCGGGTTTCTGGATTGAATACCGGGATTTTTCTTGAATGACCTGGCAAATGGCTTTATCGAGGGATGACAATGTATGTCTACAAAAAAATGTGATTTCATAGTCAGTGGTTTTATCGATTAATTTTTAATTCCCCTTTGATTGAAAATACTACTTGTTTTCGATCAGTTTATCTATTATCCTCGATAGAACTTTTTTATTTTCCGCAATGGTTAAAAGTCCGTCTCTATGCAATCCACTTATATTTCTGGAAGTCGCATTATCTATAGAATTATCGGCATTAACCAGGTTCGGCTGGATGCGATGATAATCTGGCTGGTCTTTCTTCTCTAATGTTTCATATATTTTTCTAAGCTGATAGTCCACCGTTTCCGAGTTTCCACTCATCATCATATCGATCAATGGCTTTACCCATTGAAAGACTCCTGCATCTTTGAAATCCTTGTAATAATAAGGTTCTTTAACATCCCCAGAACCTATGCTTACAATGATCATGTCTTTGGCAGTTGGTTTGTTTGGTTTTGAAGATTTCCCAGCCATTTTTTTAAAATCAATTTTCCTTGCTTCAGCATAGGCACAAAGAGCTGGATTATTAGCGAAAATTCCGCCATCTATCAAGGCGTGTGAATTGCCGTCCATAGATTTAATTTGCGTAGGTTCGAAGTAGGTTGGTGCCGCAGAGGTTGCCCTGGCGACTTCTCTCATATAATAATTTCTTCCTTCCTCTTTAGCTTCAATACTGGTGAAGAAAAAAGCTTTCCGGTTACGAATATCATAACTGGGAATAAGGCAGGGTTTTAAACTCTGGTTTAAAAGAGTTTCAGATAAATAGGTTTTAAGTAATTTCTCCAGAGGTTTTTCGGGATATTTTTCATCAATAATTCCATTTAGGTTTCTGATCTTTTCCAGAATTGATACTTTAAAGATCTCATCACCTCTCTCCTTAAATAGATCCAAAGCTTCCCTGGCCGAATATTTCGACTTTCCATTGTCATCGGGACATAAATACAGCAGGGATAGGATCCCACCGGAGCTTGTACCGGCAATAAAATCAAAATACTCCGCAATGGAAGCATTTGAATTTCCAC from Gramella sp. MT6 harbors:
- a CDS encoding patatin-like phospholipase family protein translates to MSKVRILSLDGGGIRGIIPATILSYIEDKLKEKSGNSNASIAEYFDFIAGTSSGGILSLLYLCPDDNGKSKYSAREALDLFKERGDEIFKVSILEKIRNLNGIIDEKYPEKPLEKLLKTYLSETLLNQSLKPCLIPSYDIRNRKAFFFTSIEAKEEGRNYYMREVARATSAAPTYFEPTQIKSMDGNSHALIDGGIFANNPALCAYAEARKIDFKKMAGKSSKPNKPTAKDMIIVSIGSGDVKEPYYYKDFKDAGVFQWVKPLIDMMMSGNSETVDYQLRKIYETLEKKDQPDYHRIQPNLVNADNSIDNATSRNISGLHRDGLLTIAENKKVLSRIIDKLIENK